From the genome of Anaerolineae bacterium, one region includes:
- the tatB gene encoding Sec-independent protein translocase protein TatB, which translates to MNFMGIGPGELLLILLIALIVFGPGRLPELAKALGKSIREFREAARDVTAQIAREFREAEKELKLENREGEERGKKQ; encoded by the coding sequence ATGAATTTCATGGGGATAGGCCCCGGTGAATTGCTTCTAATTCTCCTCATAGCTTTAATTGTGTTCGGGCCTGGAAGGCTTCCGGAGCTGGCGAAGGCTCTGGGTAAAAGCATTCGGGAATTCCGGGAAGCTGCCAGGGATGTTACAGCTCAAATTGCTCGTGAATTTCGGGAAGCTGAGAAAGAGTTAAAACTGGAAAATCGTGAAGGCGAAGAGAGAGGAAAGAAACAATAA